In Nicotiana tabacum cultivar K326 chromosome 2, ASM71507v2, whole genome shotgun sequence, the following proteins share a genomic window:
- the LOC107770522 gene encoding protein PSK SIMULATOR 1-like has product MMGVETVTESLFNLWRTSRKSSVSETERKHVIGILAFEIAGFMSKVVNLWQCLSDRRIDKLREEISCSLGIQKLVAEDDEYLMDLAIAEIIDNLGCLLKSVATLGKRCDDPVYHNLERIFEDPVEIELNGCAWRYRLKKMDRKVKKMERFVAATTQLYQELEVLTELEQTLRRMQTGASSGQMKLLEFRQKVIWQREEVKNLREMSPWVRTYDYTVRLLLRSIFTIIMRVKYLFGTNQTGVAGGSKHFEVIDNGYLDRSRSISALTLSSVYPSENNTSESYLGSLGRSFSSLGLSGNKDRSTNRKSLARQSSVFCGKPSQLRSRRFTNVGPFKGCINSGTESPVILESCMPSNSDLSKSDDSFQKDNDKFEDTNPVPASSNGIIFAKTSLFNFKRKLLIAPQDSLGYAALTLKYANIIILIEKLSSAPHLIGLDARDDLYNMLPGSVKNSLRGRLKVFAKSLTSSVYDAALAAEWSLALGRILEWLSPLAHNTIRWHSERNFEKQRLVYGANVLLVQTLYFANQIRTEAAVVELLMGLNYLSRFGREIGAKPLMGSSCGRASSEYFLHKDNNPSAYHMYRD; this is encoded by the coding sequence ATGATGGGAGTTGAAACGGTGACAGAATCGTTGTTTAATTTGTGGAGAACTTCGCGAAAGAGCTCGGTTTCAGAGACTGAGAGGAAGCATGTGATAGGAATTCTGGCATTTGAAATTGCAGGTTTCATGTCTAAGGTGGTTAACTTGTGGCAATGTTTAAGCGACAGGCGAATCGACAAGTTAAGAGAAGAAATCTCATGTTCACTTGGTATTCAGAAGCTTGTTGCTGAAGATGATGAATATCTTATGGATCTTGCTATTGCTGAGATAATTGACAATTTGGGATGTCTGTTGAAATCAGTGGCTACGCTTGGTAAGAGATGTGATGATCCAGTTTATCACAATCTTGAACGAATTTTCGAAGATCCAGTTGAAATTGAACTCAATGGGTGTGCATGGCGATATAGGCTGAAGAAAATGGACCGGAAGGTTAAGAAAATGGAGAGATTTGTTGCAGCCACGACTCAATTGTATCAGGAGCTTGAAGTTCTTACCGAGCTTGAGCAAACTTTGAGGCGGATGCAGACCGGTGCTAGTTCAGGTCAGATGAAATTGCTTGAGTTTAGGCAAAAAGTTATATGGCAAAGAGAGGAAGTGAAGAATCTAAGAGAAATGTCTCCTTGGGTTAGAACTTATGACTATACTGTCCGGCTTTTGCTTCGATCTATTTTTACTATAATCATGAGGGTTAAGTACCTATTTGGGACAAATCAAACAGGAGTTGCTGGAGGTAGCAAGCATTTTGAGGTCATCGATAATGGTTATCTTGATCGCAGCCGGTCCATCTCTGCGCTTACTCTGTCCTCTGTTTATCCGTCTGAAAATAACACGTCGGAATCCTATTTAGGTTCCTTAGGCAGATCATTTTCAAGCCTTGGGCTAAGTGGAAATAAAGATAGATCAACTAATAGAAAATCTCTTGCTCGTCAGTCCTCTGTCTTTTGTGGAAAGCCATCACAACTGAGATCCAGGCGATTCACGAATGTTGGACCTTTTAAAGGATGCATAAACAGTGGCACTGAGTCACCTGTAATACTTGAGAGTTGCATGCCTTCTAACAGCGATCTTTCAAAGTCAGATGACAGTTTCCAAAAAGATAACGACAAGTTTGAAGACACGAATCCTGTTCCTGCCTCCTCCAATGGCATAATTTTTGCAAAAACTTCTCTATTCAATTTCAAGCGTAAGCTGTTAATTGCTCCTCAAGATTCTCTGGGCTATGCTGCTTTGACACTCAAGTATGCAAATATCATCATACTTATAGAGAAACTGTCCTCAGCACCACACTTGATTGGTCTTGATGCAAGAGATGACCTATACAATATGCTGCCCGGTAGCGTCAAAAACTCTCTGAGGGGTCGGTTAAAGGTATTTGCCAAATCATTGACTTCATCCGTTTATGATGCTGCACTTGCAGCGGAGTGGAGTTTGGCATTGGGAAGGATATTAGAATGGTTGTCGCCGCTTGCTCATAACACGATAAGGTGGCATTCGGAACGAAACTTTGAGAAACAAAGACTGGTTTATGGGGCTAATGTGCTTCTTGTGCAGACCCTTTACTTTGCAAACCAAATAAGAACTGAAGCAGCGGTCGTAGAACTTCTCATGGGTCTAAATTACCTGTCAAGATTTGGTAGAGAAATTGGTGCAAAACCGTTAATGGGGTCATCTTGTGGTAGAGCTAGTAGTGAGTATTTTCTCCACAAGGATAATAATCCGAGTGCATACCACATGTATCGTGATTAA
- the LOC107770520 gene encoding heterodimeric geranylgeranyl pyrophosphate synthase small subunit, chloroplastic has protein sequence MIFSMVMSCSPHLCLPRSHMVMQKTIRCSSSVSTASESIQFDLKNYWTTLIRDINQKLDEAVPVKYPNQIYEAMRYSVLAKGAKRSPPIMCVAACELFGGNRLAAFPTACALEMVHAASLIHDDLPCMDDDPTRRGLPANHTVFGVDMAILAGDALFPLGFQHIVSHTPSDLVPEDRVLRVITEIARAVGSTGMAAGQFLDLEGGPNAVDSVQEKKYGEMGECSAVCGGLLAGASDEEIQHLRRYGRAVGVLYRVVDDILEAKETEDKSEGKKKKGKSYVSLYGIEKAKKIAEDLRAQAKRELDGLAKYGDKVIPLYSFVDYAADRGFSLDN, from the exons ATGATATTCTCTATGGTGATGAGTTGTTCACCTCATCTCTGTCTTCCTAGGAGCCACATGGTTATGCAGAAAACAATCCGGTGCTCTTCTTCCGTTTCGACAGCGTCTGAGTCCATCCAGTTTGATCTTAAGAATTATTGGACAACTCTAATTCGTGATATCAACCAGAAGCTTGATGAGGCGGTCCCAGTTAAGTACCCAAATCAGATTTATGAGGCCATGCGCTACTCCGTTCTGGCTAAGGGTGCTAAAAGGTCCCCACCTATCATGTGTGTTGCCGCTTGTGAGCTTTTTGGTGGAAATCGCCTTGCTGCCTTTCCCACTGCCTGCGCCTTAGAGATG GTTCATGCTGCTTCATTGATTCATGATGATCTGCCTTGCATGGATGATGACCCAACTCGACGAGGGCTGCCTGCAAACCACACAGTTTTTGGTGTAGATATGGCAATATTGGCCGGGGATGCTTTGTTCCCTCTTGGGTTCCAGCATATTGTGTCTCACACTCCAAGTGATCTCGTTCCCGAGGATCGAGTCCTCAGGGTCATTACAGAGATTGCTCGAGCTGTGGGGTCCACTGGCATGGCTGCCGGTCAATTCCTTGACCTTGAGGGTGGACCAAATGCTGTTGACTCTGTCCAAGAAAAGAAATATGGTGAAATGGGTGAGTGCTCTGCCGTTTGTGGGGGTCTCTTGGCTGGTGCTTCGGATGAGGAGATCCAACATCTGAGAAGATACGGTCGAGCAGTTGGTGTCTTATATCGGGTTGTTGACGATATATTGGAAGCAAAGGAGACCGAGGACAAAAGTGAggggaagaaaaagaaaggcaaaagCTATGTTAGTCTTTACGGCATTGAGAAGGCTAAGAAAATTGCTGAGGATCTTAGAGCACAGGCTAAGAGAGAGTTAGATGGTTTGGCGAAGTATGGTGATAAAGTCATTCCACTTTACAGTTTTGTAGATTATGCTGCAGATAGAGGTTTTAGCCTTGATAACTAA
- the LOC107770519 gene encoding cytochrome P450 76A2-like — translation MEWEWSYVVWSTIILVPTLIIVFSKRRSCSYNLPPGPPGLPIFGNMFNLGTLPYQTIASFKHKYGPIVWFNIGSVKTMSILSAKTAAEFFKNHDFAFAERKIMDTMLVHDYNKGSLAIAPYGTYWRVLRRICTVEMFVNKRINATVHIRQKCVDDMLQWIEEEANVVEIKGSGIEVTRFVFLSTFNMLGNLMFSRDLVHPGSKKASEFFTAMMRIMEWSGNPNVSDIFPCLRRFDLQGLKKKMHREMGKALEIASTFVKERIKEREDGGEKKKDFLDVLLDFEGSGKDEPAKLTEHQINIFILEMFLAGSETTSSSVEWTLTELLCHPEAMAKVKAEISEIVGKNRKLEESDIDNLPYMQAVIKEALRLHPPLPFLVPRRAIHDTKFMGYDIPENTQVFVNVWSIGRDPEYWDDPMDFKPERFLNSKIDFKGQCFEFLPFGAGRRMCVGLPLGNRMLHLVLGSLLHEFDWELPETITPKSMDMKERMGMTVRKFQPLKAVPRKTSA, via the exons atggAGTGGGAATGGAGCTATGTAGTTTGGTCTACAATTATCTTAGTACCAACTCTAATCATAGTATTCTCCAAAAGAAGGTCTTGTTCTTACAATTTGCCTCCAGGACCACCTGGATTGCCTATTTTTGGCAACATGTTTAATCTTGGAACATTACCATATCAAACAATAGCAAGTTTTAAACACAAATATGGTCCTATTGTATGGTTCAATATTGGCTCAGTTAAAACCATGTCAATTTTGTCAGCCAAAACAGCTGCTGAGTTTTTCAAGAATCATGATTTCGCTTTTGCTGAGCGAAAAATTATGGACACCATGTTGGTACATGATTACAACAAAGGGTCCTTAGCTATAGCCCCATATGGCACGTATTGGCGCGTGCTAAGACGGATATGTACTGTGGAAATGTTTGTTAACAAAAGGATCAATGCAACAGTACATATCAGGCAAAAATGTGTCGATGATATGCTTCAATGGATTGAAGAAGAGGCGAATGTTGTGGAAATTAAAGGAAGTGGGATTGAGGTAACGCGTTTTGTGTTTCTTTCAACGTTTAATATGCTAGGGAATTTGATGTTTTCGCGCGATTTAGTACATCCAGGGTCCAAAAAGGCCTCCGAGTTCTTTACTGCCATGATGAGGATTATGGAATGGTCGGGTAATCCGAATGTCTCAGACATTTTTCCATGTCTTAGGAGGTTTGATTTACAAGGCTTAAAGAAGAAGATGCATCGCGAAATGGGAAAAGCTCTGGAAATCGCCTCTACATTCGTCAAGGAACGAATAAAGGAGCGAGAAGATGGTGgcgaaaagaagaaagattttttggATGTGTTGCTTGATTTTGAGGGTAGTGGAAAAGATGAACCAGCTAAGTTAACAGAACATCAGATCAACATATTCATATTG GAAATGTTTTTAGCCGGTTCAGAGACGACTAGTAGCAGCGTGGAATGGACATTGACTGAACTCCTATGCCACCCTGAAGCAATGGCCAAAGTAAAAGCAGAGATCTCTGAGATAGTAGGAAAGAACAGGAAGTTAGAAGAAAGCGACATTGACAATCTTCCTTATATGCAAGCTGTGATCAAAGAAGCGCTACGATTACATCCTCCTCTTCCTTTCTTAGTGCCAAGAAGAGCAATACATGACACCAAATTCATGGGATATGACATACCAGAAAACACTCAAGTGTTCGTTAACGTTTGGTCAATTGGAAGAGATCCTGAATATTGGGACGACCCTATGGATTTCAAGCCCGAGAGGTTTCTTAACTCGAAGATTGATTTCAAGGGACAATGTTTTGAGTTTTTACCATTTGGTGCTGGTAGAAGGATGTGTGTAGGACTTCCTTTAGGTAATCGCATGTTACACCTTGTTTTGGGCTCATTGCTTCATGAATTTGATTGGGAACTTCCTGAAACTATCACTCCTAAATCAATGGATATGAAGGAGAGAATGGGAATGACAGTGAGAAAATTCCAACCTTTGAAAGCAGTACCAAGAAAAACATCTGCTTAA